A genomic window from Streptomyces broussonetiae includes:
- a CDS encoding DNA polymerase III subunit gamma and tau, with translation MSSLALYRRYRPETFAEVIGQEHVTDPLQQALRNNRVNHAYLFSGPRGCGKTTSARILARCLNCEQGPTPTPCGECQSCRDLARNGPGSIDVIEIDAASHGGVDDARELREKAFFGPAASRYKIYIIDEAHMVTSAGFNALLKVVEEPPEHLKFIFATTEPEKVIGTIRSRTHHYPFRLVPPGTLRDYLAEVCQKEDIPVEDGVLPLVVRAGAGSVRDSMSVMDQLLAGAGAEGVTYAMATSLLGYTDGSLLDSVVEAFATGDGAAAFEVVDHVIEGGNDPRRFVADLLERLRDLVILAAVPDAVDKGLLDAPADVLERMQAQASTFGAAELSRAADLVNGGLTEMRGATSPRLQLELICARVLLPAAYGDERSVMARLDRIERGVNFAGGGAPAMGYVPGPEAHGGAPMPSVPPGGGPAAARAAVRAPGGPAAAGPGAAAPGAAGAGGQAPAAPAPPAAPAPTAPAASPAPEPAPAAASAAPAAPAALAQPPAAPAPAASAPGAWPAAAPAGSGRRPGGWPTAAAPAGGQQGDAPARTPDRAPAQPQYQAAAAPVAQAPAAPAAVAPVGGPDPRTLWPNILEAVKNRRRFTWILLSQNAQVTGFDGTTLQLGFVNAGARDNFSGSGSEDVLRQALAEQFNVQWKIEAIVDPSGGSATPVPGGSSGYGAGGGYGGAPSGGGGYGAPAAARPAAPQPGPQTPAPTPAAPAPAPRPTAAPEPPPVAPEDDIPADDDPDLDESALSGHELIVRELGATVMEEFTNE, from the coding sequence GTGTCGTCTCTCGCGCTGTACCGCCGCTATCGCCCGGAGACCTTTGCCGAGGTCATCGGGCAGGAGCATGTCACCGACCCGCTGCAGCAGGCGCTGCGGAACAACCGGGTCAATCACGCGTACCTGTTCAGTGGTCCGCGCGGCTGTGGCAAGACGACCAGCGCGCGCATCCTCGCCCGCTGTCTGAACTGTGAGCAAGGTCCCACTCCCACCCCGTGCGGCGAGTGCCAGTCCTGCCGTGATCTCGCGCGCAACGGACCGGGTTCCATCGACGTCATCGAGATCGACGCGGCCTCGCACGGTGGTGTGGACGACGCCCGTGAGCTGCGTGAGAAGGCCTTCTTCGGCCCCGCCGCCAGCCGGTACAAGATCTACATCATCGACGAGGCCCACATGGTCACGTCGGCCGGCTTCAACGCGCTGCTGAAGGTGGTCGAGGAGCCGCCGGAGCATCTCAAGTTCATCTTCGCGACCACCGAGCCCGAGAAGGTCATCGGCACGATCCGGTCGCGGACCCACCACTACCCCTTCCGGCTCGTTCCGCCCGGCACTCTGCGGGACTACCTCGCCGAGGTGTGCCAGAAGGAGGACATCCCGGTCGAGGACGGCGTGCTCCCGCTGGTCGTGCGCGCCGGTGCGGGCTCCGTGCGTGACTCCATGTCCGTCATGGACCAGCTCCTCGCCGGAGCGGGAGCGGAGGGTGTGACGTATGCCATGGCCACCTCCCTCCTCGGCTACACCGACGGCTCGCTGCTCGACTCCGTCGTGGAGGCCTTCGCCACCGGTGACGGCGCCGCCGCCTTCGAGGTCGTGGACCACGTCATCGAGGGCGGCAACGACCCGCGCCGCTTCGTCGCCGACCTGCTGGAGCGGCTGCGCGACCTGGTGATCCTCGCCGCCGTCCCGGACGCGGTGGACAAGGGGCTGCTCGACGCCCCGGCCGACGTCCTGGAGCGGATGCAGGCCCAGGCCTCCACGTTCGGCGCCGCGGAGCTGAGCCGCGCCGCCGACCTCGTCAACGGGGGCCTCACGGAGATGCGCGGCGCCACCTCGCCCCGCCTCCAGCTGGAGCTGATCTGCGCGCGCGTGCTGCTCCCCGCCGCCTACGGCGACGAGCGCTCGGTCATGGCCCGCCTCGACCGCATCGAGCGAGGCGTCAACTTCGCGGGCGGCGGCGCGCCCGCCATGGGGTACGTCCCCGGCCCCGAGGCCCACGGCGGCGCCCCCATGCCGTCCGTGCCGCCCGGCGGCGGCCCTGCCGCGGCCCGCGCGGCCGTACGAGCACCGGGCGGCCCGGCTGCGGCCGGTCCCGGTGCCGCCGCCCCCGGCGCTGCGGGTGCCGGTGGTCAGGCCCCGGCCGCCCCCGCACCCCCGGCCGCCCCCGCACCTACGGCTCCCGCCGCTTCCCCGGCACCCGAACCGGCACCGGCTGCCGCCTCGGCCGCACCGGCCGCCCCGGCGGCCCTCGCGCAGCCTCCGGCCGCCCCTGCTCCCGCCGCTTCGGCCCCGGGCGCCTGGCCCGCCGCCGCTCCCGCCGGAAGCGGCCGGCGCCCCGGTGGCTGGCCCACGGCCGCCGCTCCCGCGGGCGGACAGCAGGGCGATGCCCCGGCCCGGACGCCGGACCGCGCGCCCGCCCAGCCGCAGTACCAGGCAGCCGCCGCGCCGGTGGCCCAGGCCCCGGCCGCGCCCGCCGCCGTCGCGCCCGTCGGCGGCCCCGACCCCCGCACGCTCTGGCCGAACATTCTGGAGGCCGTCAAGAACCGCCGCCGCTTCACCTGGATCCTGCTCAGCCAGAACGCCCAGGTGACCGGCTTCGACGGCACCACCCTCCAGCTCGGTTTCGTCAACGCCGGCGCCCGCGACAACTTCTCCGGCAGCGGCAGCGAGGACGTCCTGCGGCAGGCGCTGGCCGAACAGTTCAACGTGCAGTGGAAGATCGAGGCGATCGTCGACCCGTCCGGCGGCTCCGCGACCCCGGTGCCGGGCGGTTCGTCCGGCTACGGCGCAGGCGGCGGCTACGGCGGCGCCCCGTCCGGCGGTGGTGGCTACGGCGCCCCGGCCGCAGCCCGTCCCGCGGCGCCCCAGCCGGGCCCGCAGACACCGGCGCCCACCCCGGCCGCCCCCGCTCCGGCCCCCCGGCCCACGGCCGCCCCGGAGCCGCCGCCCGTCGCCCCCGAGGACGACATCCCCGCGGACGACGACCCCGACCTGGATGAATCGGCCCTCTCCGGCCATGAGCTGATCGTGCGGGAGCTGGGTGCGACGGTGATGGAGGAGTTCACCAACGAGTAG
- a CDS encoding SDR family NAD(P)-dependent oxidoreductase, translated as MSLLEGQTALVTGASGGIGRAIALRLAEQGAAVAVHCRTAVAAAGEVAARIRESGGEAVVLQADLTDEEACHRLVGQVTHWSGGRLTALVNNAAVQPVQPLPGMTAAEWRTVVDTDLTSVFSCTQAAADHMRAHGGGTITHIASIEAARPAPGHAHYSAAKAAVVMHARAAALEYGPEGIRVNTVSPGLIDREGLAGAWPDGVRRWLAAAPTGRLGRPEDVADACVFLASPLAAWITGHDLVVDGGVSARPTW; from the coding sequence ATGAGCCTTCTCGAGGGACAGACCGCCCTGGTGACCGGCGCGAGCGGTGGCATCGGCCGCGCCATCGCCCTGCGCCTCGCGGAGCAGGGCGCGGCGGTGGCCGTCCACTGCCGCACGGCGGTGGCGGCGGCCGGTGAAGTGGCGGCCCGGATCCGGGAGTCGGGCGGCGAGGCAGTCGTACTCCAGGCGGACCTGACCGACGAGGAGGCCTGCCACCGGCTGGTCGGTCAGGTGACGCACTGGTCCGGCGGCCGGCTCACCGCGCTCGTCAACAACGCCGCCGTCCAGCCCGTGCAGCCCCTGCCCGGAATGACGGCCGCCGAGTGGCGCACGGTCGTCGACACCGACCTCACCAGCGTCTTCTCCTGTACCCAGGCCGCGGCGGACCACATGCGGGCGCACGGCGGCGGCACCATCACCCACATCGCCTCCATCGAGGCGGCCCGGCCCGCCCCCGGCCACGCGCACTACAGCGCGGCCAAGGCGGCGGTGGTCATGCACGCCCGTGCGGCGGCCCTCGAGTACGGGCCCGAGGGCATCCGCGTCAACACGGTCTCGCCCGGCCTGATCGACCGGGAGGGCCTGGCCGGGGCCTGGCCGGACGGCGTACGCCGCTGGCTCGCCGCCGCCCCCACCGGCCGCCTGGGCCGTCCCGAGGACGTGGCCGACGCCTGCGTGTTCCTGGCCTCGCCGCTCGCGGCCTGGATCACCGGGCACGACCTGGTCGTGGACGGCGGTGTCTCGGCCCGCCCGACGTGGTGA
- a CDS encoding copper resistance CopC/CopD family protein — protein sequence MLLGTSLFLLLFAAAAPASAHAALRATDPADGTVLGTAPRQVTLTFSESVGLLTDSFRVYDPSNHRVRTGPAGHVPGRSDTARVSLPARLATGTYTVAWRVVSADSHPVSGALTFSVGSRTATTVSAAPDSTENPATAALYNIARYLAYLSVALLLGTAAFVAYCRPPKAAPLRTPVLAAAWTLMAATAALFVLRAPYEEGTAPLRALSLGALARTATTRTGELLLARLVLLLLAAAVVAVLRARRRRLPRRATLAVAATVSLPLALTWAAAEHASAGIQVPLAITSATLHLLSMGVWLGGLAALLRTLSRTPALPLSVPARFSRLALASVTVLAVTGVYQSWRGLGSWQALTDTTYGRTLLAKLAAVTALLLAAACSRTWTSRTAQVRAHASTTTPARVPEPATGPPLPAEPSVPAPPPPVPFHVLRRSVLAEAAVAVVVLALTTLLTSTVPGRTATGATQSGTADAGIPTASVTTIPFDLGTPGGHGKVQITLDPGRVGRTSVQAVVYGPDGGLSTVPELRVSLTLPAQRIGPLDTGVTDRGGYWGADSFDLPIPGTWTMKATVRVSDLDQVTVSAPVRVVR from the coding sequence GTGCTGCTGGGCACGAGCCTGTTCCTCCTCCTGTTCGCCGCGGCGGCCCCCGCCTCGGCCCACGCGGCCCTGCGCGCGACCGACCCCGCCGACGGCACCGTCCTCGGCACGGCCCCCCGGCAGGTGACCCTGACGTTCAGCGAGTCGGTCGGCCTGCTCACCGACTCCTTCCGGGTCTACGACCCCAGCAACCACCGGGTGCGCACGGGCCCCGCCGGCCATGTCCCCGGCCGTTCGGACACCGCCCGCGTCTCCCTGCCGGCGAGGCTCGCCACCGGTACCTACACGGTCGCCTGGCGGGTGGTGTCGGCGGACAGCCACCCCGTGTCCGGCGCGCTGACGTTCTCCGTCGGCAGCCGCACGGCGACGACCGTGAGCGCCGCCCCCGACAGCACCGAGAACCCGGCCACCGCGGCGCTGTACAACATCGCGCGCTACCTCGCCTACCTCTCCGTGGCCCTGCTGCTGGGCACGGCGGCGTTCGTGGCGTACTGCCGCCCGCCGAAGGCGGCCCCGCTGCGCACGCCCGTCCTGGCCGCGGCCTGGACCCTCATGGCCGCGACGGCCGCCCTGTTCGTCCTGCGCGCACCGTACGAGGAGGGCACCGCGCCGCTGCGGGCCCTCTCCCTCGGCGCTCTCGCCCGTACGGCGACGACCCGCACGGGTGAACTCCTGCTCGCCCGCCTGGTGTTGCTGCTGCTGGCGGCGGCCGTCGTCGCCGTCCTGCGGGCCCGCCGCAGAAGGCTCCCCCGCCGCGCCACGCTGGCCGTGGCCGCGACCGTCTCCCTGCCCCTGGCCCTGACCTGGGCGGCGGCCGAACACGCCTCGGCGGGCATCCAGGTCCCGCTGGCGATCACCTCGGCCACGCTGCACCTGCTGTCCATGGGGGTCTGGCTGGGCGGCCTGGCCGCGCTCCTGCGCACCCTGTCCCGCACTCCGGCGCTCCCGCTCTCGGTCCCGGCCCGCTTCTCCCGCCTGGCGCTCGCCTCGGTGACCGTGCTGGCCGTGACCGGCGTCTACCAGTCCTGGCGGGGGCTCGGTTCCTGGCAGGCGCTCACGGACACGACGTACGGCCGCACGCTGCTGGCCAAACTGGCGGCCGTCACCGCGCTCCTGCTGGCGGCGGCCTGCTCCCGCACCTGGACGTCCCGCACGGCACAGGTGCGGGCACACGCGAGCACGACGACCCCGGCCCGCGTCCCCGAGCCGGCAACGGGCCCCCCGCTCCCCGCGGAGCCGTCCGTTCCCGCCCCGCCGCCGCCCGTCCCCTTCCACGTCCTGCGCCGCTCGGTGCTGGCGGAGGCGGCCGTGGCGGTGGTGGTCCTGGCCCTGACGACCCTCCTGACGAGCACCGTCCCCGGCCGCACGGCCACCGGGGCGACGCAGTCCGGTACGGCGGACGCGGGCATCCCGACTGCGTCCGTGACGACGATCCCCTTCGACCTCGGCACCCCCGGCGGCCACGGCAAGGTCCAGATCACCCTGGACCCGGGCCGCGTGGGCCGCACTTCCGTCCAGGCGGTGGTCTACGGCCCCGACGGCGGCCTGTCCACGGTCCCCGAACTCCGGGTCTCCCTCACCCTCCCCGCCCAGCGCATCGGCCCCCTCGACACCGGGGTCACCGACCGCGGCGGCTACTGGGGAGCCGACTCCTTCGACCTTCCCATCCCGGGGACCTGGACGATGAAGGCGACGGTCCGGGTGTCGGACCTGGACCAGGTGACGGTGTCGGCACCGGTGCGGGTGGTGCGGTAG
- a CDS encoding N,N-dimethylformamidase beta subunit family domain-containing protein, giving the protein MASDHIRRWESGALAHAVTDPFGQGPVPWLRGSETYFDDTGHVVPWYVDPSRRQLAGVGPAPRVPGPRAADDVHRQIKGFTSTGAVAPGEAIDFRITVDPPQEFSVDIYRIGHYGGDGAAKITTSPRLSGIVQPAPLTADRTVSCHHWWLSWRLQVPVHWNIGAYVAVLTTVDGYRSHVPFTVRDDHPADLLLLLPDITWQAYNLYPEDGRTGASLYHAWDEKGRLLGEADAATTVSFDRPYAGAGLPLHVGHAYDFIRWAERYGYDLAYADARDLHAGRVDPTRYRGLVFPGHDEYWSGAMRRAVEDARDRGTSLVFLSANTMYWQVELGPSPAGEPDRLLTCRKRRGPGRPVLWREVDRPEQQLIGIQYAGRVPEPAPLIVRNAGHWLWEATGAHEGDEISGLVAGEADRYFPRTPLPEHEERILLAHSPYTDNDGVQRHQETSLYRAPSGAWVFASGTFAWSPALDRPGHVDPTIQRATANLLDRICKRD; this is encoded by the coding sequence ATGGCCTCGGACCACATCCGCCGCTGGGAGTCCGGAGCGCTCGCGCACGCCGTCACGGATCCTTTCGGCCAGGGCCCGGTGCCCTGGCTGCGCGGCAGTGAGACCTACTTCGACGACACCGGTCACGTCGTGCCCTGGTACGTCGACCCGAGCCGCCGGCAGCTCGCCGGCGTCGGCCCCGCCCCACGCGTGCCCGGCCCCCGCGCGGCCGACGACGTGCACCGCCAGATCAAGGGCTTCACCTCCACCGGCGCGGTCGCGCCCGGCGAGGCGATCGACTTCCGCATCACGGTCGACCCGCCGCAGGAGTTCAGCGTCGACATCTACCGGATCGGCCATTACGGAGGGGACGGCGCCGCCAAGATCACCACCAGCCCGCGTCTGTCCGGCATCGTCCAGCCCGCTCCGCTGACCGCCGACCGCACGGTCTCCTGCCACCACTGGTGGCTCTCCTGGCGCCTGCAGGTGCCCGTGCACTGGAACATCGGCGCCTACGTGGCCGTCCTGACCACCGTCGACGGTTACCGCTCCCACGTGCCGTTCACGGTCCGCGACGACCACCCCGCCGACCTGCTCCTGCTGCTGCCCGACATCACCTGGCAGGCGTACAACCTCTACCCGGAGGACGGCCGCACCGGCGCCAGCCTCTACCACGCCTGGGACGAGAAGGGCCGGTTGCTCGGCGAGGCCGACGCGGCCACCACGGTCTCCTTCGACCGGCCGTACGCGGGCGCGGGCCTGCCCCTGCACGTCGGCCACGCCTACGACTTCATCCGCTGGGCCGAGCGCTACGGCTACGACCTCGCCTACGCCGACGCCCGCGATCTGCACGCCGGCCGGGTCGACCCCACCCGCTACCGGGGCCTGGTCTTTCCCGGCCATGACGAGTACTGGTCGGGGGCGATGCGCCGGGCCGTCGAGGACGCCCGCGACCGGGGCACCTCGCTGGTCTTCCTGTCCGCCAACACCATGTACTGGCAAGTCGAGTTGGGCCCCTCCCCGGCCGGTGAACCGGACCGGCTGCTGACCTGCCGCAAGCGCAGGGGCCCCGGCAGGCCGGTGCTGTGGCGGGAGGTCGACCGGCCCGAGCAGCAGCTGATCGGCATCCAGTACGCGGGCCGGGTGCCCGAGCCGGCCCCGCTGATCGTCCGCAACGCCGGCCACTGGCTGTGGGAGGCGACCGGCGCGCACGAGGGCGACGAGATCTCCGGCCTGGTGGCCGGAGAGGCCGACCGGTACTTCCCGCGCACCCCGCTGCCCGAGCACGAGGAGCGCATCCTGCTCGCCCACTCCCCCTACACCGACAACGACGGCGTCCAGCGCCACCAGGAGACCTCCCTCTACCGCGCCCCTTCCGGAGCCTGGGTGT
- a CDS encoding cupin domain-containing protein, translated as MTTTPQELIAHYGLEPIPREGGLFRRTWAGPVRPDGRPEGSAIVALLTADDFSALHRLPTDEVWHFYLGDPLHLLLLAPDGTARTAVLGPAPLSGQHVQLTVPARTWMGARVAPGGAWTLFGTTMAPGFTDADYEHGDAADLTARYPSQAARITELSRP; from the coding sequence GTGACGACGACGCCCCAAGAACTGATCGCCCACTACGGGCTCGAACCGATCCCGCGCGAAGGCGGCCTGTTCCGGCGTACCTGGGCGGGCCCCGTGCGCCCCGACGGCCGTCCCGAGGGCTCCGCCATCGTCGCCCTGCTCACCGCGGACGACTTCTCCGCCCTGCACCGCCTGCCCACCGACGAGGTCTGGCACTTCTACCTCGGCGACCCGCTCCACCTCCTGCTCCTCGCCCCCGACGGCACCGCCCGCACCGCCGTGCTCGGCCCCGCCCCGCTGTCCGGCCAGCACGTCCAGCTGACCGTGCCGGCCCGCACCTGGATGGGCGCGCGGGTCGCCCCGGGCGGCGCGTGGACGCTCTTCGGCACCACGATGGCCCCCGGATTCACCGACGCGGACTACGAACACGGCGACGCGGCCGACCTGACGGCGCGCTACCCGTCCCAGGCCGCCCGCATCACGGAACTGTCCCGCCCGTGA
- the purD gene encoding phosphoribosylamine--glycine ligase produces MKVLVIGSGAREHALCRSLSLDPDVTALHCAPGNAGIAEVAELHPVDALDGKAVAELATRLGAELVVVGPEAPLVAGVADAVRAAGIPVFGPSGQAAQLEGSKAFAKDVMAAAGVPTARSYVCATAEEVTEALDAFGAPYVVKDDGLAAGKGVVVTEDLDQARAHAAGCDRVVIEEFLDGPEVSLFAVTDGKTVVPLQPAQDFKRALDGDAGPNTGGMGAYSPLPWADPKLVDEVLETVLQPTVDELRRRGTPFSGLLYAGLAITGRGVRVIEFNARFGDPETQVVLARLKTPLSAVLRAAAEGTLGDLPPLRWSEDAAVTVVVASHNYPGTPRTGDPITGLAEVAAEDAPHAYVLHAGTRQDGDTVVSAGGRVLSVTATGADLTEARERAYRAVGRIGLDGSQHRTDIAAQAARAAGA; encoded by the coding sequence GTGAAGGTCCTCGTCATCGGCAGCGGCGCCCGCGAACACGCCCTGTGCCGCTCCCTGTCCCTCGACCCCGACGTCACCGCGCTGCACTGCGCCCCCGGCAACGCCGGCATCGCCGAGGTCGCCGAGCTGCACCCGGTCGACGCGCTCGACGGCAAGGCGGTGGCCGAGCTGGCCACGCGCCTCGGCGCCGAGCTGGTCGTCGTCGGCCCTGAGGCCCCGCTGGTCGCCGGGGTCGCCGACGCCGTCCGTGCGGCGGGCATCCCCGTCTTCGGCCCGTCCGGGCAGGCCGCGCAGCTGGAGGGGTCCAAGGCCTTCGCCAAGGACGTCATGGCGGCGGCCGGGGTGCCGACCGCCCGCTCCTACGTCTGTGCCACCGCCGAGGAGGTCACCGAGGCCCTCGACGCCTTCGGCGCCCCCTACGTCGTCAAGGACGACGGTCTCGCCGCCGGCAAGGGCGTCGTCGTCACCGAGGACCTCGACCAGGCCAGGGCGCACGCCGCGGGCTGTGACCGGGTCGTCATCGAGGAGTTCCTCGACGGTCCCGAGGTCTCCCTCTTCGCCGTCACCGACGGCAAGACCGTCGTACCGCTCCAGCCCGCCCAGGACTTCAAGCGCGCACTCGACGGCGACGCGGGCCCGAACACCGGTGGCATGGGCGCGTACTCGCCCCTGCCGTGGGCCGATCCCAAGCTGGTCGACGAGGTGCTCGAGACGGTGCTGCAGCCGACGGTGGACGAACTGCGCCGCCGTGGCACGCCGTTCTCCGGTCTGCTCTACGCCGGGCTGGCGATCACCGGCCGTGGCGTGCGGGTCATCGAGTTCAACGCCCGCTTCGGCGACCCCGAGACCCAGGTCGTGCTGGCCCGGCTGAAGACGCCGCTGTCCGCTGTGCTGCGGGCCGCCGCCGAGGGCACGCTCGGCGACCTGCCGCCGCTGCGCTGGAGCGAGGACGCGGCCGTGACCGTCGTCGTCGCCTCGCACAACTACCCGGGCACGCCCCGCACCGGCGACCCGATCACCGGTCTGGCCGAGGTGGCCGCCGAGGACGCGCCGCACGCGTACGTGCTGCACGCCGGGACCAGGCAGGACGGCGACACCGTCGTCAGCGCGGGTGGGCGTGTGCTGTCCGTCACGGCCACCGGCGCGGACCTGACGGAGGCGCGCGAGCGGGCGTACCGGGCGGTGGGCCGGATCGGGCTGGACGGTTCCCAGCACCGCACCGACATCGCCGCGCAGGCGGCCCGGGCGGCAGGCGCCTGA
- a CDS encoding GNAT family N-acetyltransferase — MTDPYEQHVDGFGTVGVRPLDPVADADVVHGWVSGERAVFWGMNGLTRDEVADVYAHMAGLDTHHAHLVTKDGVPVALLQTYEPAADRVGECYDVRPGDLGVHVLLGPAGPDGPRPGWTAALLSVMTTYALRAADRRRLVVDPDVRNTRAIARFERQGFVRGPAVVLPEVDVPEVHLPEKHAQLAFLERAVALPGD; from the coding sequence ATGACCGACCCCTACGAGCAGCACGTCGACGGCTTCGGCACCGTCGGCGTCCGCCCCCTCGACCCGGTGGCCGACGCGGACGTGGTCCACGGCTGGGTGAGCGGGGAACGTGCCGTCTTCTGGGGCATGAACGGCCTCACCCGGGACGAGGTCGCCGACGTCTACGCCCACATGGCCGGCCTCGACACCCACCACGCCCACCTCGTCACCAAGGACGGCGTACCGGTGGCCCTGCTCCAGACGTACGAGCCGGCCGCCGACCGGGTCGGCGAGTGCTACGACGTACGCCCCGGCGACCTCGGTGTCCACGTCCTGCTCGGCCCGGCCGGCCCCGACGGCCCGCGCCCCGGCTGGACGGCGGCACTGCTGTCCGTGATGACGACGTACGCGTTGCGGGCCGCGGACCGGCGCCGGCTCGTGGTCGACCCGGACGTGCGCAACACCAGGGCGATCGCCCGCTTCGAACGCCAGGGTTTTGTGCGCGGCCCGGCGGTCGTCCTGCCCGAGGTGGACGTCCCCGAGGTGCACCTGCCCGAGAAGCACGCCCAACTCGCCTTCCTGGAGCGGGCGGTGGCCCTGCCGGGCGACTAG